TGCCCACGCCACCCATAAACAGATGGATTTTGCCCAGGGCGCGGATCTTCTCTTCGTACTGACGACATTCTGCGTCAATATCTTCCGCATTGCCATTCAGAAGATTGATATTTTCCGGTTGAATATCAATGTGATCGAAAAAGTTACGATACATAAAACTGTGATAACTTTCCGGGTGTTCTTTTGGCAGACCAACGTATTCATCCATGTTGAAGGTGACAACATGTTTGAAGCTAACCTGGCCCGCTTTATGCATCTCAATCAGGTGCTTGTAAGCTTCCAGCGGTGTACCACCGGTTGGAAGACCTAGCACAAAGGGACGATCTGGGCCAGGATTAAACGCGTTAATGCGGTTAACGATATGGCGCGCGGCCCATTTACCCACCTGGGTAGGTGTGGCTAAAGGGATCAGTCTCATGTCTTCACCTCAGTTAAAGATTGGAAAGTGGCGTCGCGGTTCTCTCTACAGATTGTTCTTAAGCGTAATCCGTTTAAGCTCAACCATGCAGGGAA
This genomic stretch from Pantoea cypripedii harbors:
- the nagB gene encoding glucosamine-6-phosphate deaminase, with product MRLIPLATPTQVGKWAARHIVNRINAFNPGPDRPFVLGLPTGGTPLEAYKHLIEMHKAGQVSFKHVVTFNMDEYVGLPKEHPESYHSFMYRNFFDHIDIQPENINLLNGNAEDIDAECRQYEEKIRALGKIHLFMGGVGNDGHIAFNEPASSLASRTRIKTLTHETRLANSRFFNGDVDQVPKYALTVGVGTLLDAEEVMILVTGHVKAQALQAAVEGNVNHMWTISCLQLHAKSVVVCDEPATMELKVKTVKYFREMEAENMKGV